Below is a genomic region from Leptospira ryugenii.
AAACTGCGGAGTACGTTTCCTGAAGTAAACTTCCATTGAAAAGCCCTTCATTCAAATGATGGGTTTCTCCATGGTCTCTTAAATTCAATCGAATGATGGAATAACCTTCTCGTAAAAAAAATTGTTTGGTGCGCACCATATAACTAGACAGATGGCTACCTTCCCATCCATGTATCATGAGAATGTATCCCTTTGGATTTGGACATTCATTCCAAAGAGATAGGAGAGATACTTGTTCGGGTGTACGGATCAGTTTCCAAACACTATCTTTCGGTACTCCCAAACGAACATCTGTTTTGCTTTTGTAGGAAGCAAGAAATGACTGAGCCATCGGGCCTGAGAGAAATGGAAGTGGTGAAAAGTCTGGCATAAATTTTGGATTCAAACTGCCAATAGCAGGGCATTATCGACATTTTATGCCTTGGAATCAGTTGACAAACGAATTCTATCCTGGGCAATCATCGTATGCAGAAATTCGTAGGTATTTTCTCTCTTTTGCTTCTAATTGCCTGCCATAGCGCAAACAAACCCTATCCAAGCGAATGGAAGCATTTTGGAAATGAAGATCGATTCTATTTAGGTATACCTGGAAAGGCAAGTGAAAAGGCAAAAAGTGTAGAAAGTTTAAGTATGAGGCAAAGTAGTTGCCGTGAGTCAGCAGATTTGTATGCCAAATCTCCCTACCTATGGAGAAAGTTCATCATTACCAATGCACATAACATAACAAAGGAGGAGTCTAAAGCCTTCGAAACTCATCTCATCTCCATGCAATTAAAACCTGTTTTGGAAGAATGCCAATCCATCCTAGAACCTACTCTGAGTGATGGCGAATGGTATGCTTGCGAATGTTTATATTTTATCACATACCCTGGTGGAAAAGTCCAATTTGAAAAAGACCTACATTTCCACAGATAATGAAAACCGTGCCTATTTTGTCCTAGCCTACTGTTAGGATTTGGCTAGAAAGAAAGTTACGACAATGCCCATTGTACATAAATATTGTTTAGATCTGAACCGGCTAGCCATAGAAATGTATTCTTCCGTTCGGGAAGACCAGATCAAATCTCCTCTTTCATCTCCACTTATCATCGTTCCAAATCCAAACATACAAAGATGGTTGAGTCTGAACCTGCCAAAGTATTCCAAAGACAAACTCTCGATCAACCTAAAGTTTCTTTTCTTGGAAAAATGGATATCTAGTTTCTATAAGCCATCTTTAAGGAAAAAAACGATAGATCTTTCTGCAATGGAAAGACATATTTTTGCTTTTTTACTCAAACACAGGAATGAAAAGCAATTTGAATTTTTGCATTCGTACTTAAAATCACCCAATAAAATCTATTCTTTGAGTAGAAAGTTAGCAGCCTATTTTAAAGACTATGAATTGAATAGACCCTACTGGATCCAAGAGTGGGATAGTGAACATCAAATTCCATTTTTTCAAACATTTAACATTCGTCAGTCTTTCAGCGAGATGGAATCCCTACCATACGCAAAAATCCAAAAGCTGATTTACCAGTCATTGTTTGTAAACCAAGAGAGCATCCCAAGGGGCCAATTATTTCTGCACGCATGGGACGAGGCTAAGATTGCTGAAAACCAAAGCGTTCATTTATTTTGTTTATCCAATCTATCCTATGTATACCTAGAATTTTTAGAAAGGATTTCCAAAGCACAAAACATTGATATCTATTTTTATCAATTTTCATCTGAAAAACTATTGGAACATGCTGAAGGGAGTGAATTTCGAAAATGGTCACGTCCCCATGTTTATTTGAACCAAAGGTTAAAATCGATAGCGCAATCAAGCAAGCCATTACCCCTTGAGGATTCATCATCTCCCTTAGACCTCAATCGTTTAAAGAAAGCTTTGATTGGCATTCCCTCAACAGAACTTTCCCTTTCTGACCATTCTGTACGGTTTTGGAATGCCCCATCACGGTATAGAGAATTGGAAATTGTTGCCAATGATATTCTCTACAAATTATCTGTCTCGGAAAAAAATGGAGAAGGATTGCGTTTGACTGATTTTGCAATTCTTCTACCAGATATCAGCACCTACCGATCTTCCATAGAATGGGTGTTTGATGGAGGGATTTTAGTCGAAAGAACTGAAAAGGATAGTTCAACTTTACATAGACAAAAGATTCCCTATTCGTTGGTCGATTTAAATGCCAAAGATCAGTCAAATGTCTGTAAGGCGCTCCAAGATTTTTGGCCTCTCTGCCACCCCAAGGGATTCAAAGTGGATAATCTTCTGGCTCTCTTACAAAATCCGCTCTTTTCTAACAGAGATCCATTGTTCGGAAACTTGGAGGAGATTTCCTCTATCTTCCAGGAACTTTCTATTTCGTATTTTGATCCGCAAAACAAATATAATGATGCTTCTGCCCAAATCGAAGAGGGTCTCAAACGATGGATGAGCCACCATCTGCTTGCGAAAGATAGGCTGGAACAAGAATTTTCCATCACAGGCTTGGCAATTTCTGAGTCTGAACTCTTGTCCATTCTCATCCCATTTTGGAGGCAGCTGAAAGAAACCATTCAATCAATCAATTCTTGTTTACGATATGGTGAATTATCGGCAAGACACCTCGAAGAGATCGTTAGGCATTTAGTTCAATTCTTTCAGGTACACAAAACATCCGAGTCTGAGATAGATGAATTCACAGCTTATTTTGCTGAATTGAAATCATGGGAAGGAATTCGTCTCCCTCAGGAAGAATATTTGGAACTTTTCGAAGCGATCACTACCCAAGTTTTTTCAAATATAAAAGTGAAAAAAGGAAGTTATCTGTCTGCGGGAGTTTCCATTTCCCTACTCCAGCCAATGCGACCAATACCCTTTAAACATGTTTACATAATCGGCCTAGGGGAAGGAAAATTCCCAGGCAATTTAGATCGATCTCCCCTCAACCTGCGGAACCAAAAACAAGAAGAATGGGATTTGGGTCGACGTGAAATCCAAGAATCTTTGCTTTGGGAAAGTATTTTTTCTGCACAAACTTCCATTACTTTTAGTTATGTGGGAAGAGATACAAAAGAGGATAAGATATTTGAGCCTTGTTCTTCCTATCTAAGTTTGAAAAAAGCGGTGGGTTCTCCACAAGAGATTGAATTTCCAATTACAAACTACAGTTCAAGTTACATACATGATGAAGAGAGTCTCAAAAAGGGCTTTATTTCATTCGATTTCACTCGGAAATGGATCAGTTCCAATGACTTTGCAGTAGATTTACTACCCAAATTCCAAAATACCAGTGATTTAGCTTTACCTGTTTTGCCCGCAAAACCAAAAGCCATTCAGCACACGGATCTGATTTCATTTTTGCAAGATCCCATGCAATTCACCTTGCGGAAAAAATTGGGAATGTATGTTGATCTAGAAAATAAAACACTTCCAGAAGAAACATTTTATCTAGACAATCTCTCGCGCTACCGCATCAAATCCTTGGTGTATGATTCGATCATACCGATTCTCACAAATCCTTCATTTTCTTATACACGAGATCAATTATTAGATATTATAACGAATGTTATATCGGTCGAAAAACGAAATGGAAGATTCCCAGAATATGCTTTCTCGCTTGTAGAAAGGGAAACAATTCTCTCTGACATGTTGTCTGAAAGGAGCATTTGGCTCTCCTGGAAAGAAAGACTCGAAGGGTATAAGTATTTTACGTATGCTTGCGTTGGTGATACTGGTCTGGTTGATCCAGGAGCACTCAAACTACCCCATCTATTGCTTGGTAGAGACCAAAAGTTATTTGGAGAATGGAAACATATCTATAAAAAAGAGGATCATCTCATTCTTTTTTACACAAAATCAATCTATCTCAAAATGGAGGCATATCGAAGTGAGTTCCCCTATACCATTATCAGAGACTATTTTGGCAAAATGTCTGAGATTTGGGTTGGGCTGTATTTCTTTTCTTTGAGTGGATTACGTGCTGAATATTTTCTCCTTAAAGATCAATCTCAAAAAAAGCCAAGCATATCTTTAGAAGATTTTGGTTTAAAAGGCTTGGAAAAAGAGCATTTCGAGAGACTTCTACATCTATTTACTTCTGACGAATTGTACTTTTATCCTCGTTCTTTTTTACAGGATTTTATTGCGCATACCAAAACAAAAGAACCTCTTTCAATCTCTGAGAAAACTAACGAGCATTGGGAAGAGTTTGCAAAAGAGAATTTTTTTCAATTAAAAAAGAACTTGTCGGACATTTTGAAATTATACCCTGAACTAGAAGAAAAGCTCGGATTACCTAAATTAGAAGAATTAATCAATTTTTATAAACCTCTTTGCCTAGAAGGTACGATTGCATGAGTATAGAGTTCATTGAGGCATCTGCGGGTACTGGCAAAACATATAGGATCATGGAAATTCTCTCGGATCTTATGTTAAAACACAAAAATGAAAAAGAGAATATTCTTTTAAAAGTTTTGGTTTTGACATTCACCGAAAAAGCAGCCGGAGAATTGAAATCTCGTCTTCGGCAAAAAATACAAAGTGTTCTCCAAAACAATCCAAATGATTCATCTATTGAACGTTATCTGCTCGAAATAGACCAAGTTAAAATTTCCACGATTCATGGATTTTGCAATTCCGTACTCGCAGATTATCCAATTGAAACAAATTTAGGGGACGATTGGAAACTAGTAAAAGAAGAAGATGTTCTAGCAGAGGTTTTGAGAGACCTAGAGCACAACGAATGGTCGGCTCTTTCCGTCTCAAGGGAAATGCTTAGCTGCTACCTTCTTGCTAGTCAATTTTTTTCCCAATGGGAAGAAACTGTTTTATTTGCAGCAAAGAAAATTCTCTCTGGAAAAGAATATGCACTGAAACCAAATCCAGATATTCAATTAGAGGATTCTTCGTTCATTCCAAAGGAAGATTGGAATCAACTCTTAACTATCGTACGTACTGTAATCAAAGAAAGCTATGATTTTCAACAAAGTGGGAAATTACTCAAGGAGGGCCAAAAAAAGAGTGAGACTTTGCAGGGATTATTAGAGGGGCTAGACTCAGAGTCTCCTGCGGAAAATACAGATATCGTATTTCAACTTTCTTTACTCATATCGAGATTGCAAGTTTCTCCATTTCATACAGTGGATTCAGCTGCATCTGCCTTCCTCTCACCTGAAGATTTTACGAAAAGGAAAACAGCAGGAGTTGACCCAGCGCCTAGATCGGATGTGTTGCAGCATACAAGCCTAGTAAACGAGATGATTTCCAAGCTGGAACTATGTTTACAAAGTCTACCTATTCAAGAATTCCTGATTCGAACCATCTACCACATAGCCAGCGAAACAAAAAACCGATTTAATTCCGGTAAATACCTTTCTTTTGATAGAATGATTCTCTTGCTCAAGGAATCACTTATAAACAACAAACAACTTTTAGAAGAGCTGCAAAATCAATTCCAGTTTTGTCTACTGGATGAATTTCAGGATACAGATAGAAACCAATTCCAGATTTTCGAAACAATATTTAGCAAAGAAAATCAGGTCCTTTACATGATTGGGGATCCAAAGCAGTCTATTTACTCCTTTCGGGGAGCCGACTTGCGGACCTATGACTATGCAAAGTCTAAGGCAACACGTATCCAAAAATTGCAAACCAATTTCCGTTCGGTACCTTCTTTGATCGAAGCTATGAATGTTTTTTTCAAAAGTGAAACATCTCTCTTTCCTATCTTAGAAGAAGGTATGTCCTTTCCTATCGAATACGAAGAAATATCTGCGCCCACACTAGAGTCTAGAAAGGTAGATTTAGCCTCGGAACAAAATGAGCCTCCCTTTCAAATCATAGATTTTAAGATTCCCCTTCCTAGAAAAGAGGATCGTATCAAAGCATGGCTACAATTTATCGTATCAGAAATCCAAAATCTAATGATCAATGATTTTTCTTATCTACGGGAAGGGAAATTAACCAAGATTAAACTATCTGATTTTGCCATTCTCGTAAGGACCAATGAGGATGGCATAAAGACAGAAGATTTTCTGCGAAGAAACAATCTACCTTGTTCTTTTTATAAACAAACAGGTATTTACCAATCAAAGGAAATGGACCAAGTCATCACTATTCTTGAATGCCTTTCCGATCCTAATGATCCAGCATCTTACCGAAAATTATTGCTGAGTGATTTATTTTTGATCTCTCCATACGACCTCATCAAATTCGATGAACATAGCATTGAATCCTACGAAAAAAAATTGATAGACCAATGGAGAAAGTTAGTAATTTCAAGAGAATTCTCTGAACTTTTCAAAAGGATCATTGAAGAATCACGCATTTTATTCACAACTAACACAAAAGATTTGATGTGGGAGAGAAAGATCACCAATTTTCGGCAAATCTTCCAAAGTCTCTTGGAAGAGCAGATAAAAGGCCAATCTACTCTTGAAGATTTGATAACAATAGCGAAGGAATGGAGAAGCCAGGATCGAAAGGTTGCTGAGGAGAGTCTACCGCTCTTTGACCAAGAAACAGAAAAGGATACGATAAAAATATTGACCATGCATGCCGCCAAAGGATTGGAATGGCCGATCACATTTTTCTTTGATTTAAAAGGACCTGGGAAACACTCTTTGTATGAGTACCAAGATGAGGATCAAAAATGGCAACTGAGTTTTTGGAATGAAAACGATGACCTATACAAAGCAACTCAGTTAAACGAAACGAAAAGATTATATTATGTTGCTCTAACGCGCGCTAAAATTCGTTCTTATTTACATTTCTTTGAAGTTGGCAAAAAAATAAATTATTTTGATCTGATTCTTGCACCATTGGTACAAAGATGTGATACAAACAATGGAAAAATTTCCAGGCGCAGAATTGAAAAAATTCCAAAACCAAATCCTAAATGGGAACCAAAAGAAGAGATCCAAACAAGGCAGACAGAAATCCATTTTTTAGAGGCGCCGAATGTTTCGCTTCATGAAAGGATACACCTACATAGTTATACCTCCTTAAAGAAAGGTTCTCATAAAGAATTTACCAAAGTAGAAGATGATGCTGAGAGCCACAAAGGCAGATCCCAGGAAGAGTCACTTCAGGCTATTGATCCCTTGCCCTCATCGGCAGAGATTGGAACTCTCTTACATAAAATTCTGGAAGAACTGGAGTTTGGAGATTTTAACTCGGAGCATTATGAAACCGAGCCTGCTGATTGGGATTCTTTTTTACAGGAACAGTTCGATTGGTTTGGATATGAGAGTCTCTATACTGAAGTTTCTGACTTAAAAACACATATCTTCCGACTCATCAAAAATACAGTTCGTACTCCCTTTCAATTAGCTGATGGAACAAAATTAATGTTATCCGAATTACATCCATCACAGTTAAGCCGGGAAGTGGATTTTCATTTTGTATTGAATCAAACCTATAGTAAAGATGATTTGGGAAATTTCTTAAAAGGAAGCATAGACTTGGTGTTCGAACGGAATGGAAAGTATTATATAGTTGATTATAAATCTGATCGTTTACCCAAGTATCAGCTTTCGGACCTGCAGGAAAGAATTTATCAAAATCAATATGATTTGCAAAGAGATTTTTATGCATTTGTATTTCATAAATATCTAATTTCCTTAAAAGGCAGAGAATATGCCAATTCCGCTTTCGGAGGGGTTCTGTATTTATTCCTAAGAGGGATGAATGGAGAAGTAAATTCAGGAGTCTATGCAGATTTTGGTCAGTTCGAAGAAGGCCCATGGTCTGGCGACAGATTCGAGCGGATTGAGACCAAAATCATGAGATACATTGAATCTACCTTTCGTTGGGAGGCCACAAACTAATGCTAAATCCCTTGGTCTCATTTGAAAATATTACCATACAATCCTTATTTGCTAGCTCCAGAGATTTTTCCCCCATTCTGATAGCTCTGGAGAATGCTTATTCCATTGGTAATTTAGCCGTTGAATTTCAAAAGGAATGGAGCTCATTGTTAGAGGGTATCGCGCACCCATTCCAGGTATTTCAGTACAAGGACAAGACATATCTCTATACAGATTCGATCTTCCAAAGAAAACAGAAGTTAGAGGTACAGATTCGTTTATTTTTGGAGGAACAACATTCCATAAAAATTGATGAGTCCAGTTTTGCACAGATGATTGAGAACTGGGAAAACCTTCAAGGAAATGAAAGCACGCGACTCTTTCCTGAACAAAAACAAGCGATCCAAGCATGCCTGAACCAACCCTTCCATATCATCACTGGAGGTCCAGGAACTGGAAAGACCACTGTAGTCTCTCTCTTACTCTTATGTTTGAAAGAACTGAAGTCACTTCCTGAACCAGAGGAGATTGCTCTCATTGCTCCGACCGGTCGGGCAGCGCAAAGACTTACGGAATCTATCCAGCATCGCATAGGAAATCAATTTTCTCATTCAGATATGCTGTTTGGGCAAACCTTACATTCCCTATTACAATTTAGAAAAAGGGAGTCTGGTTTCCTTTACAAAGAGACAAGAAAATTGCCTCATCGTTTGCTGATAGTCGATGAAGCATCTATGATTGACCTTCGGATGATGAGTGCACTATTTGAGGCAATTGATGTTAGGCGGACAAAAGTCATTCTGCTGGGTGACCCAAACCAACTTCCCTCTGTCGAGATTGGAGGTGTGTTTTCTGATATGGTATCTCTTTTTTCCACAAAGAAAAATGTCCTTACAAAATTAGTTCACTCTGCCAGACAAAGGTCGGATTCACAAATACAAACTTGGATGAAACAGACTTTCCCCATAGAGGTCAAAGAAGCTACAGAGGCAAGTCTTGAACTACCCATTGTCTCATCACTTTCAGAAGCCATCCAAAGCAAAACTGATATGGTTTGGATTTTAAAACAAAATGAAGCCAGTCATAAGACAATACAAGATCTGACTGAAGAATTGTGGAGAGAGATCTTTCAAAATTCGATTCTGCAGATCACCAAACGAAGATTTACTGAGCTAAAGGATTTACTTACATACCCAATTTCGGAGTTTTCGCAACACTTAAACTCCTTTCGATGTTTGACAATTTTTAGGAATGGTATTTTCGGCTCAGAACAAATCCATAACAAGATCGAAAGAATTGTTGAATACGAAATCAGCTTTCGAAAATTTCCTATCTCCTCGGTTAAACTCTCCGAGTCTTTATATTACGAAGGTCTTCCTCTCATGATCACCGAAAATGATAAAACTAGAAAGCTCTTCAATGGAGATGTTGGGATGGTCCTACTGATAGGCAATGAGTTAAGAGCCGTATTCCTAATCCAAAACAAACTCCTAGCTTTCGCTCTAGATACACTCCCAAAACATGAACCAGCCTATTTTTTGACCGTCCATAAGAGCCAAGGTTCAGAGTATGACCATGTCCTTCTTTTTTTACCAAGTTTAGAGGAATCCGAAAGTTCAGAATTATTATCAAAACAGATACTCTATACCGCCGTTACTCGAGCTAGAAAGAAAGTGATCTTAGTAGGAGATCCCAAAACATGGGAAAAAGGTATGAAGAACTCGCTTGCCCGATTTTCTGGACTACAAATATAAAGCTATAGTCTTTTCAATTGCCTTTGGGGAAGGTAACAGAAAAACGACTTCCAATCTCTCGTTCACTTTGTACGCTAATGGATCCTTGGTGTCTTAGAATAAATTCTTTGCAAAGTACTAATCCCAAACCGGTGCCTCTTTCTCCTCTGGTACCAGGCGCACTTGCTTGCTTATTTTCTAATTGGAACAGACGACTGATAGTTCCATGATTCATCCCCATTCCAAAATCTTCGACATGAATCACAAGGGAATCATCCAAATCTTCGGAAGAAATGATTACTTTGTTTCCAGGGTGACTATATTTGATAGCATTATTAATTAAGTTTCTTAGAATTGTATCTAACATCTGTTCATCTGCATAAATAACTGTTTTGATCGGAATTTGGTTTGTAATTTCAATGTCCTTGTTTTCCGCCGATGATGTTAAAAGTTGAATGCATCGATTGGCGGCGCTAAACAATGAGATGTGTTCAGGATCAAAAGGGATGTCTCCCTTTTGTGATCTTGCCCAAGTCAATAAATTGTTTAATAAACTCAATAGTTCCGAGCTTGTATCTTTTAACAAACTCAGTTCCTCTTTTGTTTTTTCTAAACTTTGCTCATGGATATCCTCCAAGACCATATTGATATACGTATGTATACCACCAATAGGAGCTTTTAAATCATGGGCAATGATAGAAAGAAATCGATCTTTCGTGGAATTGATCGTTTTTAAATCTTCAAGATACTTTTGGTTTTCTAATTCAGTTTGTTTTCTTTTTTCGATCTCTCGAGCTACACCCAAGATCTGAATGCCACTCTCAGTACTTCCTTGAAAGCTAGAGATCAGCTCTATCCATTTCTTTTCAGAATTTGCATGCATGATTTGGATTTCATCCTGATAATAACGTTTTGAGTCAGGATTGGATTTGAATAATATCAATCTTTCTTCTAACAA
It encodes:
- a CDS encoding serine aminopeptidase domain-containing protein, which encodes MNPKFMPDFSPLPFLSGPMAQSFLASYKSKTDVRLGVPKDSVWKLIRTPEQVSLLSLWNECPNPKGYILMIHGWEGSHLSSYMVRTKQFFLREGYSIIRLNLRDHGETHHLNEGLFNGSLLQETYSAVYEISKMIPKGMPLFLLGFSLGGNFVLRIAKSHSESPKQKQIQNLKHSFSISPALDPLAA
- a CDS encoding exodeoxyribonuclease V subunit gamma, with protein sequence MPIVHKYCLDLNRLAIEMYSSVREDQIKSPLSSPLIIVPNPNIQRWLSLNLPKYSKDKLSINLKFLFLEKWISSFYKPSLRKKTIDLSAMERHIFAFLLKHRNEKQFEFLHSYLKSPNKIYSLSRKLAAYFKDYELNRPYWIQEWDSEHQIPFFQTFNIRQSFSEMESLPYAKIQKLIYQSLFVNQESIPRGQLFLHAWDEAKIAENQSVHLFCLSNLSYVYLEFLERISKAQNIDIYFYQFSSEKLLEHAEGSEFRKWSRPHVYLNQRLKSIAQSSKPLPLEDSSSPLDLNRLKKALIGIPSTELSLSDHSVRFWNAPSRYRELEIVANDILYKLSVSEKNGEGLRLTDFAILLPDISTYRSSIEWVFDGGILVERTEKDSSTLHRQKIPYSLVDLNAKDQSNVCKALQDFWPLCHPKGFKVDNLLALLQNPLFSNRDPLFGNLEEISSIFQELSISYFDPQNKYNDASAQIEEGLKRWMSHHLLAKDRLEQEFSITGLAISESELLSILIPFWRQLKETIQSINSCLRYGELSARHLEEIVRHLVQFFQVHKTSESEIDEFTAYFAELKSWEGIRLPQEEYLELFEAITTQVFSNIKVKKGSYLSAGVSISLLQPMRPIPFKHVYIIGLGEGKFPGNLDRSPLNLRNQKQEEWDLGRREIQESLLWESIFSAQTSITFSYVGRDTKEDKIFEPCSSYLSLKKAVGSPQEIEFPITNYSSSYIHDEESLKKGFISFDFTRKWISSNDFAVDLLPKFQNTSDLALPVLPAKPKAIQHTDLISFLQDPMQFTLRKKLGMYVDLENKTLPEETFYLDNLSRYRIKSLVYDSIIPILTNPSFSYTRDQLLDIITNVISVEKRNGRFPEYAFSLVERETILSDMLSERSIWLSWKERLEGYKYFTYACVGDTGLVDPGALKLPHLLLGRDQKLFGEWKHIYKKEDHLILFYTKSIYLKMEAYRSEFPYTIIRDYFGKMSEIWVGLYFFSLSGLRAEYFLLKDQSQKKPSISLEDFGLKGLEKEHFERLLHLFTSDELYFYPRSFLQDFIAHTKTKEPLSISEKTNEHWEEFAKENFFQLKKNLSDILKLYPELEEKLGLPKLEELINFYKPLCLEGTIA
- a CDS encoding UvrD-helicase domain-containing protein yields the protein MSIEFIEASAGTGKTYRIMEILSDLMLKHKNEKENILLKVLVLTFTEKAAGELKSRLRQKIQSVLQNNPNDSSIERYLLEIDQVKISTIHGFCNSVLADYPIETNLGDDWKLVKEEDVLAEVLRDLEHNEWSALSVSREMLSCYLLASQFFSQWEETVLFAAKKILSGKEYALKPNPDIQLEDSSFIPKEDWNQLLTIVRTVIKESYDFQQSGKLLKEGQKKSETLQGLLEGLDSESPAENTDIVFQLSLLISRLQVSPFHTVDSAASAFLSPEDFTKRKTAGVDPAPRSDVLQHTSLVNEMISKLELCLQSLPIQEFLIRTIYHIASETKNRFNSGKYLSFDRMILLLKESLINNKQLLEELQNQFQFCLLDEFQDTDRNQFQIFETIFSKENQVLYMIGDPKQSIYSFRGADLRTYDYAKSKATRIQKLQTNFRSVPSLIEAMNVFFKSETSLFPILEEGMSFPIEYEEISAPTLESRKVDLASEQNEPPFQIIDFKIPLPRKEDRIKAWLQFIVSEIQNLMINDFSYLREGKLTKIKLSDFAILVRTNEDGIKTEDFLRRNNLPCSFYKQTGIYQSKEMDQVITILECLSDPNDPASYRKLLLSDLFLISPYDLIKFDEHSIESYEKKLIDQWRKLVISREFSELFKRIIEESRILFTTNTKDLMWERKITNFRQIFQSLLEEQIKGQSTLEDLITIAKEWRSQDRKVAEESLPLFDQETEKDTIKILTMHAAKGLEWPITFFFDLKGPGKHSLYEYQDEDQKWQLSFWNENDDLYKATQLNETKRLYYVALTRAKIRSYLHFFEVGKKINYFDLILAPLVQRCDTNNGKISRRRIEKIPKPNPKWEPKEEIQTRQTEIHFLEAPNVSLHERIHLHSYTSLKKGSHKEFTKVEDDAESHKGRSQEESLQAIDPLPSSAEIGTLLHKILEELEFGDFNSEHYETEPADWDSFLQEQFDWFGYESLYTEVSDLKTHIFRLIKNTVRTPFQLADGTKLMLSELHPSQLSREVDFHFVLNQTYSKDDLGNFLKGSIDLVFERNGKYYIVDYKSDRLPKYQLSDLQERIYQNQYDLQRDFYAFVFHKYLISLKGREYANSAFGGVLYLFLRGMNGEVNSGVYADFGQFEEGPWSGDRFERIETKIMRYIESTFRWEATN
- the recD gene encoding exodeoxyribonuclease V subunit alpha codes for the protein MLNPLVSFENITIQSLFASSRDFSPILIALENAYSIGNLAVEFQKEWSSLLEGIAHPFQVFQYKDKTYLYTDSIFQRKQKLEVQIRLFLEEQHSIKIDESSFAQMIENWENLQGNESTRLFPEQKQAIQACLNQPFHIITGGPGTGKTTVVSLLLLCLKELKSLPEPEEIALIAPTGRAAQRLTESIQHRIGNQFSHSDMLFGQTLHSLLQFRKRESGFLYKETRKLPHRLLIVDEASMIDLRMMSALFEAIDVRRTKVILLGDPNQLPSVEIGGVFSDMVSLFSTKKNVLTKLVHSARQRSDSQIQTWMKQTFPIEVKEATEASLELPIVSSLSEAIQSKTDMVWILKQNEASHKTIQDLTEELWREIFQNSILQITKRRFTELKDLLTYPISEFSQHLNSFRCLTIFRNGIFGSEQIHNKIERIVEYEISFRKFPISSVKLSESLYYEGLPLMITENDKTRKLFNGDVGMVLLIGNELRAVFLIQNKLLAFALDTLPKHEPAYFLTVHKSQGSEYDHVLLFLPSLEESESSELLSKQILYTAVTRARKKVILVGDPKTWEKGMKNSLARFSGLQI
- a CDS encoding sensor histidine kinase encodes the protein MNLDPKTIIVINTLGSLFMSIGCFVASYGQLGRLIYVRMWAYGTLVQCLGWIVQGVLRGIIPDIISISFGNALILASIVFYYNILRLFFHQEAYIRTSILFILSEVIVLVLFVSSHYDQKFRVSILSMYASIPLLLSVWEVIKNAKDENFSLYFFAFFCAVAGLFLSFRVYYYFVEDVDPRAITFGPSKIQDFTYLIFYITSIMLTFSFALVCIDRFVKEQVKSEEKYRLLAENSSDLIWLYDLNQDSFRYISPSVQQMYGLSVKKAMRKKLKDMLELKESESFFKLLEERLILFKSNPDSKRYYQDEIQIMHANSEKKWIELISSFQGSTESGIQILGVAREIEKRKQTELENQKYLEDLKTINSTKDRFLSIIAHDLKAPIGGIHTYINMVLEDIHEQSLEKTKEELSLLKDTSSELLSLLNNLLTWARSQKGDIPFDPEHISLFSAANRCIQLLTSSAENKDIEITNQIPIKTVIYADEQMLDTILRNLINNAIKYSHPGNKVIISSEDLDDSLVIHVEDFGMGMNHGTISRLFQLENKQASAPGTRGERGTGLGLVLCKEFILRHQGSISVQSEREIGSRFSVTFPKGN